A single genomic interval of Aedes aegypti strain LVP_AGWG chromosome 1, AaegL5.0 Primary Assembly, whole genome shotgun sequence harbors:
- the LOC5576542 gene encoding ubiquitin carboxyl-terminal hydrolase 30 homolog: MEGDRFLMAAGVTAAVVVGAFVFWGPSGNSRLRQRRGQIAGLHNFGKTCFLNTLLQALAACPQFIAWLQLHNTKDKKTLVSSLQNVLEVVNGTHPTLRGDPYSPGAVIRALNAQGWVIPPDEHDTHELLHVLLNSLEEEVTKPKKIGCLSDALGEEELRAMMPPARPSSAMLSDFCNAEYDESTNLTRYVRSEAHTPDSPHSTCTETEDSMAGLEGSLMDCAGSPPSIISTFSGRPSRPKSILATDMSRNGTLDKRSSGSCRSLERLTRGPGRVSVWGDRKQIQVPHPFRGGLSSQLCCSGCGYKSVVRYDKFDSVTLSLPEIKNPGISVGSLLTEFIQPETLNGVQCESCNETTTHTKTLTFSKLPACLCIHIARTTWLPTGHAYKRQDFVHFPETLSMAPYSFVQPSLNSAMSTPWGSTMSLYSASLGAAAYEATIGGGGAPTEQNTPVGSVGSAFNFGSYTFGAMFPKNLYRLLAVIVHSGEANSGHFVTYRRGALRNSHKWYYTSDTVVKEVTIEEVLSTPAYMLFYDRGPSSKYTQPGGGGGGGGHGMSGTSG, translated from the exons ATGGAAGGTGACAGATTCCTAATGGCCGCGGGAGTGACGGCTGCTGTCGTCGTCGGCGCTTTCGTATTCTGGGGCCCCTCTG GCAACTCTCGATTGCGGCAGAGGCGCGGTCAGATCGCCGGATTGCATAACTTTGGCAAGACCTGCTTCCTGAATACGTTGCTTCAGGCTTTGGCCGCTTGCCCGCAGTTTATCGCCTGGTTGCAGTTGCACAACACCAAGGACAAGAAAACGTTGGTCAGCTCGCTGCAGAATGTGCTGGAGGTGGTCAATGGGACACATCCAACGTTACGTGGCGATCCGTATTCCCCGGGAGCGGTCATCCGGGCGTTGAACGCCCAGGGCTGGGTCATTCCACCGGATGAACACGACACCCATGAGCTGTTGCACGTTTTGCTGAATTCCCTGGAGGAGGAAGTGACGAAACCGAAGAAGATCGGATGTCTGTCGGATGCCCTGGGGGAGGAGGAACTGAGGGCGATGATGCCTCCGGCTAGACCTTCCAGTGCCATGCTGTCGGACTTTTGCAACGCAGAGTATGACGAATCTACTAATTTGACTCGATACGTTCGATCGGAAGCGCACACTCCGGACTCGCCCCATTCGACCTGCACGGAAACGGAGGATTCGATGGCGGGATTGGAAGGCTCGTTAATGGATTGCGCTGGATCACCACCTTCGATCATTTCTACGTTCTCCGGACGACCGAGCAGACCGAAATCGATCTTGGCTACGGACATGAGTCGCAACGGGACGCTGGACAAGCGATCGTCCGGATCTTGCAGGTCCCTGGAAAGGCTGACCCGTGGTCCGGGAAGGGTTTCCGTCTGGGGAGATCGTAAACAGATTCAAGTGCCCCATCCGTTCCGGGGCGGTCTAAGCAGTCAGTTGTGCTGCTCCGGCTGCGGATACAAATCCGTTGTCCGTTACGACAAATTCGACAGCGTCACACTTTCCCTACCGGAAATCAAGAACCCGGGCATTTCCGTGGGAAGTCTTCTGACCGAATTCATCCAACCCGAAACCCTGAACGGAGTGCAGTGCGAATCGTGCAATGAAACGACCACACACACGAAAACCCTCACCTTCAGCAAGCTTCCTGCTTGCCTATGTATTCACATTGCCCGGACGACGTGGCTTCCGACGGGGCATGCCTACAAGCGGCAAGACTTCGTCCACTTCCCGGAAACGCTCTCGATGGCACCGTACAGTTTCGTGCAGCCCAGTTTGAACAGTGCCATGAGCACCCCGTGGGGATCGACTATGTCTCTGTACTCGGCCAGTTTGGGGGCGGCTGCCTACGAGGCAACGATCGGCGGCGGAGGAGCGCCAACGGAACAGAACACCCCAGTCGGATCGGTTGGGAGTGCGTTCAATTTTGGGTCGTACACCTTTGGCGCTATGTTCCCGAAAAATCTGTACCGGCTGCTGGCGGTGATTGTGCACTCGGGCGAAGCCAACAGCGGACACTTTGTCACGTATAGGCGAGGGGCGCTACGGAATTCTCACAA